From one Deltaproteobacteria bacterium GWA2_45_12 genomic stretch:
- a CDS encoding TIGR02757 family protein, translating into MKDQTRLFNQLEDLYFRFNQRKYVSPDPLQFLFEYDKIADREIVGLIASSLAYGNVKQILVSVEKILKPMEGHPVSFVTNTSEKDFQKIYKNFKHRWHTGEDIAGLLVACGKAIELHGGLKNLFVSCTGEPCVRPSPHGRTQGSPGHSKNNNDDNSYLPALAGFVQTLRKLAPNMRQNLLPSPSDGSACKRLWMYLRWMIRKDAVDPGGWNLSPSKLIVPIDTHMFALGRKLKLTRRKQANLQTAIEMTKRFKQISLEDPVKYDFALTRLGIRAELDYGYLEIFF; encoded by the coding sequence ATGAAAGATCAAACTCGTTTATTTAATCAGCTTGAAGATCTCTATTTCCGTTTCAACCAACGCAAATACGTCAGTCCCGATCCACTTCAATTTCTTTTTGAGTACGACAAAATCGCCGACCGTGAAATTGTGGGGCTCATCGCCTCTTCCTTAGCCTACGGCAATGTGAAGCAGATTTTGGTCAGTGTGGAAAAAATTTTGAAACCCATGGAAGGCCACCCTGTTTCCTTTGTTACAAATACGTCGGAAAAGGATTTTCAAAAAATTTACAAAAATTTCAAACACAGGTGGCATACGGGGGAAGATATTGCAGGATTGTTGGTGGCGTGCGGGAAGGCGATTGAATTGCATGGGGGATTGAAGAATTTATTCGTGTCTTGTACGGGCGAACCTTGTGTTCGCCCGTCCCCGCATGGGCGAACACAAGGTTCGCCCGGACATTCCAAAAATAATAATGATGATAATTCCTACCTCCCCGCCCTCGCGGGATTCGTCCAAACCCTCCGCAAATTGGCCCCAAACATGCGCCAAAACCTGCTTCCCTCCCCATCCGATGGCAGTGCCTGCAAACGATTGTGGATGTATTTACGATGGATGATACGAAAAGATGCCGTCGATCCCGGCGGCTGGAATCTTTCCCCTTCCAAACTCATTGTTCCCATTGACACACACATGTTTGCCCTGGGTCGAAAACTCAAACTCACGCGCCGCAAACAAGCCAACCTGCAAACCGCCATTGAGATGACTAAACGATTTAAACAAATCTCCCTGGAAGACCCGGTCAAATACGACTTTGCACTGACAAGGTTGGGGATACGGGCGGAATTGGATTATGGTTATTTGGAAATTTTTTTCTGA